The following proteins come from a genomic window of Deinococcus sp. KSM4-11:
- a CDS encoding tetratricopeptide repeat protein: MKQSSVCGWRRPSGLLVGCLLLSTAASISVVHGNTDLNSIAAASSLPCLTFQGTGGSLPTGAAPVPAAAATGDLAEAQTQLATLEQELQQMKPGSDEYVQLQGMLQQLKQALGAASAQLPPPIQAGKPTEAKALSVNQALGNLYTSLAYRVSPQAWKEFLTADALQDPAKAKVEALTAVARGRPLAAVATYLKVLEQHPKDADALYNLGSLAAFLNAPNEALALLGASEAAGGPSSTFYPAKAQVLTTRGYALMQLGNSSEAERVLNQAVSLAPELPEAQRNLAAALGNQGKCEASRKALVRGLRRNPTPPPSKPVKTTTSIPPTVPMPPPQGTDIETEVMARDFLDFSRGVVGKWPYFPVIAEPEEKAKLSRLTTAYNDWIHKNEPQLADAERLRDALFDASAYVISLASAPGQQINHRMAVALFAAVSQMYRDPVYAPLFQKQFEADTNYANTEEERLTRLKSKFSASQALLEKDLTACSTAKDQVFCQKKAKYDDMNRQCTDLKDWNHLWQGSISYLETTTRANVTELDRYLSTVSSYISEPRLLRFVQAHHQLMRKLWMGMVPDAINRHLSTLIVYQQPCLFVAGTPTPTPDETVGAYEPPADAGCQPTATLKAKALIFEVSGNCEKVGLEVSGELPWMDIGVFVSVEEQFSAGKQTPPTPKDKFLSSQGIIRPERIPQFGESQGSLSTFGVSVGVKESLGVGGTEVETKQGFYLTSDGKGNLADVGVKLETSASVGAEVDLGVGEIGIGLEFEGPGTSLSFVPSTVVP, translated from the coding sequence GCCGCTCCCGTCCCAGCAGCAGCAGCGACGGGGGACCTGGCCGAAGCCCAGACTCAACTGGCCACCCTGGAGCAGGAACTGCAACAAATGAAGCCCGGATCGGATGAATATGTCCAGTTGCAGGGCATGCTGCAACAGCTCAAGCAGGCCCTGGGGGCGGCCAGCGCTCAACTCCCGCCACCCATCCAGGCAGGAAAGCCGACAGAAGCCAAAGCGTTAAGTGTCAACCAGGCGCTGGGCAACCTCTACACGTCTCTGGCGTACCGGGTGTCGCCTCAAGCGTGGAAAGAGTTCCTGACTGCAGACGCCTTACAGGATCCGGCCAAAGCCAAAGTCGAGGCGTTGACCGCCGTGGCGCGCGGCCGTCCACTTGCCGCTGTCGCCACGTATCTCAAAGTCCTCGAGCAGCATCCGAAAGATGCCGACGCCCTGTACAATCTCGGGTCACTAGCCGCCTTCCTGAACGCCCCAAACGAAGCGTTGGCCCTGCTGGGCGCCTCCGAGGCGGCGGGTGGGCCCAGCAGCACCTTTTATCCCGCGAAAGCGCAGGTGCTGACCACCCGTGGATACGCCCTGATGCAGCTGGGCAACTCCTCGGAGGCGGAACGGGTGCTGAATCAAGCGGTGAGCCTGGCACCAGAGTTGCCGGAAGCCCAGCGCAATCTGGCCGCCGCGTTGGGGAACCAAGGCAAATGTGAAGCGTCGCGAAAAGCCCTGGTACGTGGCCTGCGCCGCAATCCCACCCCTCCACCCAGCAAACCTGTCAAGACCACGACTTCAATACCACCGACTGTCCCGATGCCGCCTCCACAGGGCACGGACATTGAGACCGAGGTGATGGCCCGCGATTTTCTTGATTTCAGTCGGGGTGTCGTCGGGAAATGGCCTTACTTTCCGGTGATCGCCGAGCCTGAGGAGAAAGCAAAACTCAGCCGCCTGACCACCGCCTACAACGACTGGATCCACAAGAACGAGCCGCAGCTCGCTGACGCCGAACGGTTGCGGGATGCGCTGTTCGACGCCTCGGCGTATGTGATCTCCCTCGCTTCCGCGCCGGGGCAGCAGATCAACCACCGCATGGCAGTCGCTCTATTTGCTGCCGTTTCTCAGATGTACCGCGATCCAGTCTACGCCCCTCTGTTCCAGAAGCAGTTCGAAGCCGACACCAACTATGCCAACACTGAAGAAGAGCGTCTGACCAGACTGAAAAGTAAATTCAGCGCCTCTCAAGCGCTGCTTGAAAAAGACCTCACCGCGTGTAGCACAGCAAAGGATCAGGTCTTCTGCCAGAAGAAAGCAAAGTACGACGATATGAACCGCCAGTGTACTGACCTCAAGGACTGGAACCACCTGTGGCAGGGCTCGATTTCGTATCTGGAAACAACCACACGCGCCAATGTGACGGAACTCGACCGCTATCTCAGCACCGTCAGTTCTTACATCTCCGAGCCTCGCTTGCTGCGCTTTGTGCAAGCGCACCATCAACTGATGCGGAAGCTGTGGATGGGGATGGTGCCTGACGCCATCAACCGCCACCTGTCCACCTTGATCGTCTATCAGCAGCCGTGTCTCTTCGTGGCTGGCACGCCCACGCCAACGCCCGACGAAACGGTGGGGGCCTACGAGCCTCCGGCAGACGCTGGCTGTCAGCCGACCGCCACGTTGAAAGCCAAGGCACTGATCTTTGAAGTGTCCGGCAACTGCGAGAAAGTGGGTTTGGAAGTCAGCGGCGAATTGCCGTGGATGGATATCGGCGTCTTTGTCAGCGTCGAGGAACAGTTCTCCGCAGGGAAACAGACGCCGCCCACCCCCAAGGACAAATTTCTGTCCAGCCAGGGGATCATCCGCCCGGAACGCATTCCGCAGTTTGGCGAGAGCCAGGGAAGTTTAAGTACCTTCGGGGTGAGTGTCGGGGTGAAGGAAAGTCTCGGCGTCGGCGGAACGGAAGTAGAAACCAAACAGGGCTTTTACCTGACCAGTGACGGGAAAGGCAATCTGGCCGACGTTGGCGTGAAGCTCGAGACGTCCGCCAGTGTGGGGGCAGAAGTCGATCTTGGCGTTGGGGAAATCGGGATCGGACTGGAATTCGAGGGGCCCGGCACCTCTCTCAGCTTCGTCCCGAGCACCGTCGTACCGTGA
- a CDS encoding kelch repeat-containing protein gives MPTRLLPLHQSACILLTLLLTACTTPSSPGAAPGPAGTLTWTPATPSPTPLYEGQGAVVDGKLYVFGGFSENRDDKPIVTRAAHVYDPANEHWAALKDTPDPVTHAGTAVDGTDIYMAGGFLGNHPGPQTDHVWRYDTHTDTWTALPPLPGARGAGALVRVGRDLHYFGGTERTDAGLYLRDDSDHWVLNLDVPTAWQSRAPLPNARNHIGAVVLDGLIYAVGGQHLGDEAHGDLRDVHRYDPATDSWTSIAPLPLPLGHITASTVIWNGRIVVVGGVTLATNGGAIEGKESNTVLTYDPSLNKWSALTSLPGPRQSPVAGVIGGKMIVTTGSTTAGPVATTFIGH, from the coding sequence GTGCCGACACGACTCCTGCCGCTTCATCAGTCCGCCTGCATTCTCCTGACCCTGCTGCTGACGGCCTGTACCACGCCGTCCAGTCCGGGCGCTGCACCTGGCCCTGCCGGCACGCTGACGTGGACGCCTGCCACACCCAGTCCCACACCCCTGTATGAAGGTCAGGGCGCCGTTGTAGACGGCAAACTCTATGTCTTCGGGGGATTTTCCGAGAACCGGGACGACAAGCCGATCGTCACCCGGGCTGCGCACGTCTATGACCCGGCCAACGAACACTGGGCGGCACTCAAGGACACGCCGGATCCCGTCACCCACGCCGGTACGGCGGTCGATGGCACGGACATCTATATGGCCGGGGGGTTTCTCGGCAACCATCCAGGCCCGCAGACCGACCACGTCTGGCGCTATGACACCCACACCGATACCTGGACGGCCCTCCCTCCCCTTCCAGGCGCGCGCGGGGCCGGTGCGCTGGTTCGGGTCGGCCGCGACCTCCACTATTTCGGAGGCACCGAGCGTACCGATGCGGGTCTATACCTGCGCGACGACAGCGACCACTGGGTGCTGAACCTCGATGTCCCTACAGCGTGGCAGTCCAGGGCCCCCCTTCCAAATGCGCGTAATCATATTGGAGCGGTGGTCCTGGACGGACTGATCTATGCGGTGGGTGGACAGCACCTGGGGGACGAGGCCCACGGTGACCTGAGGGATGTTCACCGCTACGATCCGGCGACGGACAGTTGGACATCAATAGCACCCTTGCCGCTGCCACTGGGGCACATCACGGCCTCGACGGTGATATGGAACGGCCGGATCGTGGTCGTCGGCGGCGTGACACTGGCAACGAACGGCGGCGCCATCGAGGGAAAGGAAAGCAACACCGTCCTGACCTATGATCCGTCCCTGAACAAATGGTCAGCCCTGACGTCCTTGCCAGGGCCCCGGCAATCCCCGGTGGCCGGAGTGATCGGCGGAAAGATGATCGTCACCACCGGCTCCACCACTGCGGGGCCGGTCGCCACGACCTTCATTGGCCATTGA